In Treponema primitia ZAS-1, the sequence TTCCGTTGATAAAAAAGATAGCGAATTGTTTAATTAATCCTTTATTATTTGCAGTTATAATGCATGTTCTTACAAACACAGTACCAGTGTTTTTATTCTTTACAGGTAGAATCCAAGAATATTATTTTTATTATTTTATCATAGCGGAAATAGTATTCACAATTGGGTTTTTATTATTTTTTTCAAAACCTATTTGCTGCAAATATGTAATTATAAATGATAATAATTATTCGAATATAATTTTTATTTTTTATTTGATTGTATTTGTTGTGAGTACTTTAATCACATATTATATTGAAGGTATACCAGCTTTTAAAGCATCGAGACTTACATTGAAATCTAATTTTACTGGAATATTAAATCGTTTTATTGGTTTTGCAAGTACATATATTACAATATTTGTATTTTATGTATTTAAATATAGGAAAAGAAAAATATTAACGGCTATTGTTTTGCTTCTTGTTGCCATAACAAGTGTTTTGTCCGGTTCAAAAAGTGCAATATTATCATTAATATTTAATTATTACTGCTATTTATATTTCTATGAGAATAAGTCATTTAAAAAGAATAAAGTCATATTATTGTTATCTCCATTTTTTATTATCGCAGCATTAATTGTTATATTCTTACGCTCTAATAGAAACATTCTTGATGCAATAATTTCATTGGCTCAAAGATTTATTGGTAATGGAGACATGTATTGGATAGCATTTGGAGATGATGCAGAGTATTTAGATAAAATCGTTATTAAACATAAGTATTTGTATCCATTAATTGGTTTCCTGTCTCCCTTACATATATTACCATCAAATATCTATGATGACTATATAGGTTTACAATTGTTTCGTATCATACATCCTACTTTAAATAATATTATGGGACCAAATACAGTTGCGCCTTTAATGGGAATTGTTTTATATGGATGGGGTGGAATAATTTTATGTTTTTTAATAGGCCTTTTTACATCTTTTTTAATATTTAAACTTCAAAAGAAAATACCTAAATCGATCACAATGGCTGTAATTTATTCTTATTTATATCAGAATGGAATTAGCTGTTTAACAGATCTAGCTGTGGGATTATCTGGAATTGTAACATTAATACTAAACATTATAATTATATATTTTATTTGTCTATTAATAAATCATAGAGTTAAGTATAGAAAAATAACTCTACGGAATATATATGTTTAAAATATCCATTATTACAGTTACATTAAATTCAGAACTAACATTGGAAAATACAATTCTATCTGTAATTAATCAAAAAGATGTTAATATAGAATATATTATTATTGATGGAAACAGTTCTGATGACACATTGAAAATTATTGAGAAATATAGAGATAGTATAGCCCTTATAATTTCAGAAAGGGATGATGGCATCTATGATGCAATGAATAAAGGAATTAAGTACGCAACAGGTGAATTTTTATTATTTCTTGGGTCTGATGATATTTTAGCAAATGTAAATGTTATTAGTAATGTTAGTAAAAGTATTGATGATTTAAATGCTGTATATTATGGAGACTCATATTTTTTTAAAAGGAATATTTTACATTCAGGGATATTTTGTGAATTAAAACTTTTTAATATAAACATATGTCATCAGTCTATATTTTATCCTAAGTCAATTTATAAAAAAAATATATATAATATAAAATATAAATACCTTGCTGATTATGATTATAATTTGAAAATATATAAAACAACAAGATTTTATTATATTAATATGCTAATAACATTATTTAATGATGAAGGTAGTTGTGATAAAAATATTGACAAATTCTTTTTAAAAGACAAAACGAAGATAATTTTAAATATTTATGGCTTTAATAAAACAATAATATATATTATTACAAGGCCTATATATTTAATTATAAAAAAAATACTTACAAAGATTATAAAATATTTGTGAGTATTATAGGGAATCATGAATAAAAATATTTGCTCTGTGATAACTGTATTTAATCCTGATACTAATAAACTTATGAAAAATATTGATATACAACTTGAATATATTGATCGTATTTACTTGTCTGTTAATTCATGGAAAAATCGGCCATTTATTGATAGTAAAAGAATTACTATAATAGATAATAGGAAAAATATTGGGTTATCAAAAGCAATAAATAAGTGTATAAGGCAGGCTGTTAATGATTGTTTTAATTATACAATCTTGTTTGATCAAGATAGTTATTTAGTAAAGGAAAATTTTGAATTATTATTTAATGAATTCATAGCGGCGGAAAGGATACAAAAAATATCGTGCATTGGGCCATCTTTGAATGTTAGAAATAATTTGATTACTATACCAAGATGGACAAAAGAAAATAAAACAATAAAAATTAATGATGTATTTTCTGTAAAGAACATAATAACGTCAGGCATGCTTCTTAATAATGAATATTTTATCAGTCTTGGTGGATTTGATGAACGTTTTCCTGTTGATTTCTGCGATTTTTTATTTTGTTGGAAGAGTACTTATAATGGGTATCTTGTTTTGCAGAGCACGAATGCTTATATAAAACATGAGATCGGAACCAATAATATTAATATAAAAGGACATACATTACATTTTCATGCACCATACAGAAATTATTTTCTTGTGCGGGATACATTGAATATTTGCCTCCTTGTTAAAGAGACGCCTTTTTTTATTCGGCTTAGGTTTTTATTTTTTTTGCCATTTAGGATGTTACTATTTTTATTTCTGCTTGAAAACAAAAATACTCGTTTAAGAATGTATTGGTATGGCTTGAAGGATTTTTTAATGTTGCAACATGGGTTTGGAAGCATAAAACATATTTTAGATGCTGAGTAAATAAAAATGCCATATAAAGTCCTTTTTGTTTCAAATACAGCTAATTTTTCTAAATTTAACAGACCATTTATGCGTTGGTTTAAATTGCAAGGATGGCAGGTTGATTATATATCAAGTGGAGAAGAAAATATTTTTGATTGTGATAATCAATACACAGTTTGTATAGCGCGAAATCCGTTTAGTATGAAAAATATCAAGGCATATAAAAAATTTAAAGAGATATTAGAAAATGATTATGATATTATTCATTGTCAT encodes:
- a CDS encoding O-antigen polymerase yields the protein MTTDKFILLLLDNIWIYFLSLLLMFIVYFPLIKKIANCLINPLLFAVIMHVLTNTVPVFLFFTGRIQEYYFYYFIIAEIVFTIGFLLFFSKPICCKYVIINDNNYSNIIFIFYLIVFVVSTLITYYIEGIPAFKASRLTLKSNFTGILNRFIGFASTYITIFVFYVFKYRKRKILTAIVLLLVAITSVLSGSKSAILSLIFNYYCYLYFYENKSFKKNKVILLLSPFFIIAALIVIFLRSNRNILDAIISLAQRFIGNGDMYWIAFGDDAEYLDKIVIKHKYLYPLIGFLSPLHILPSNIYDDYIGLQLFRIIHPTLNNIMGPNTVAPLMGIVLYGWGGIILCFLIGLFTSFLIFKLQKKIPKSITMAVIYSYLYQNGISCLTDLAVGLSGIVTLILNIIIIYFICLLINHRVKYRKITLRNIYV
- a CDS encoding glycosyltransferase, with translation MNKNICSVITVFNPDTNKLMKNIDIQLEYIDRIYLSVNSWKNRPFIDSKRITIIDNRKNIGLSKAINKCIRQAVNDCFNYTILFDQDSYLVKENFELLFNEFIAAERIQKISCIGPSLNVRNNLITIPRWTKENKTIKINDVFSVKNIITSGMLLNNEYFISLGGFDERFPVDFCDFLFCWKSTYNGYLVLQSTNAYIKHEIGTNNINIKGHTLHFHAPYRNYFLVRDTLNICLLVKETPFFIRLRFLFFLPFRMLLFLFLLENKNTRLRMYWYGLKDFLMLQHGFGSIKHILDAE
- a CDS encoding glycosyltransferase is translated as MPYKVLFVSNTANFSKFNRPFMRWFKLQGWQVDYISSGEENIFDCDNQYTVCIARNPFSMKNIKAYKKFKEILENDYDIIHCHTPMGGCLSRLAARKKRAMIIYTAHGFHFFKGAPLINWLLYYPIEKYLSRYTDCLITINQEDYNFARKKFKMS
- a CDS encoding glycosyltransferase family 2 protein; amino-acid sequence: MFKISIITVTLNSELTLENTILSVINQKDVNIEYIIIDGNSSDDTLKIIEKYRDSIALIISERDDGIYDAMNKGIKYATGEFLLFLGSDDILANVNVISNVSKSIDDLNAVYYGDSYFFKRNILHSGIFCELKLFNINICHQSIFYPKSIYKKNIYNIKYKYLADYDYNLKIYKTTRFYYINMLITLFNDEGSCDKNIDKFFLKDKTKIILNIYGFNKTIIYIITRPIYLIIKKILTKIIKYL